In Thermococcus sp., the genomic stretch AAATGCTTCACGGGCGTTCCTTGAAACCTTCCGGGATTATGATATCATCGTCCCCTGGAGCGGTGGAAAGGACTCAACCGCGACGTTAATCCTTGCCAAGGAGACCTTCGGCAGGGTAACTGCTGTGTACGTGAGAATGGAGTACGAGATGCCCGAAACGGACGAGTACGTTGAAGGCCTCGCCAGAAGACTCGGCGTTGATTTAATTCGCGTTGACGTCCCAATGCCAATCGAGAAGTACGGCATGCCGACCCACAACAACAGGTGGTGCACGAGGAAGAAAGTAGAAGCCCTGTACTCCATAGTTTCCGAGTTTGAAAGGCCCGTTCTCCTCGTTGGAGACAGGGACGGCGAGAGCGCGAGGAGAAGATTAAAGCCACCCGTGGTGGAGAGGAAAACCGACTTCGGGAAAATTCTTGAGGTCATGCCCGTGAAGTTCTGGAGTGGGTTCATGGTCCAGCTCTTCATAATTATGAGGGGCTTCGAGTTACATCCCCTCTACTACGAGGGCTTCTACAGGCTCGGTTGTACGATATGCCCGAGTTTGGCCGAGTGGGAGGTGGAGCTGTTAAAGAAGAGAGGAGTGAAGGCCCTTCCGGGCTAAACCTTTCTTCCAACGGCCAGACCCACGACGAAGGCTATGACCACGAAGAGCCCTACAAGACCGTAATCGGGCTCACTAGAGGTTTTCACAGGGGTTGGCGTTGACGTTTTTGTCGCACTCGGGACGCTTATCTCCGGAACCGTGTTGGTGGTGGAGACCTTTGGAACAGGACTCAGGGGCGTTGACAGGAACAGGTTGGCTGTTTCCTTTGCGTACATGTAGAAGGTCATGGCCGTCTCGAGGTTGTCAATGCTCTGGTTCTTCTTTGCCAGCTCCTCAAAGCTCTGGGCGAACTCGTAGTAGGCTATCGCGAGTATCGGTGTGATGTTCTTCTCCTCGGCTATTCCTATCGCGGTTTTCGCGTCCTCCTTCACCATGTTGAGCTTGTCCATAAGGACAGTCCAGTTGGTTATGGCGAGCGTATCGAGGAAGACCTCCCCCTGAACGCGTGCCTGCATCGCCGTAAAGAGCGCCGCGGAGTACTTTCCGTCGTCGTAGTACTGCTGGGCCTTTTCTATTGTGCTTGTCAAGCTGTTCCCCAAAACGTCGCCGTACATCGACTCGATGTATGCCACTATGAGGTCGGACTCGTCTATGTAGTCCCTTGCGGTGACCTTGATTAGATCCTTCTTTATGGGCTCTCCCCTTGCAAAGCGCTTTCCGAGCTCGGCCCAGAATATTGCTGTTTTTGCCCTTTCATAGGCGTAGGCGGCCTCTCCCACAGAGTCCCAGTAGTCCCCAGAGTAGTAATACTTCCATGCGCTATCAAGGGCGCTTTTGGCGTCTTCAACCCTCTGCTCCGCGGCCGCGATGGCCTGGAGCATTGTTATGCCCCTTATGCTCTGGTTCTCAACGTAGGATTCCGCCTCCTTTATTGTTTCACTGGTATTCTTCAGTAGTTTCTCAACGTCCTGTGGGGTGTTTATCCTGAGATACCAGTCAACATGCCTTATGATTATCCTCGCCTGGAAGTCCTTGCTGAGGGCGGTGTAGTACATTCCCTTGTCTATGTAGTCCTTTGACTGGTTGAGCAACTGGCCGGCGTTGTTTAAGGCTGTTAGCAGGGTAACGTATGTGTCGTATCCAACGTTGCTACCCTTCAGCTCCTTCAGAACTCTCTGGTAGTAATCCGTCGTGTTCTTGTAATCGCTGACGGCGTCGTTCTTCAGGAAGGAGGTATCAATCTGAACGTTCTTGGGTGGCTCCGGCCTCGGGAGTCTGTGGCCGGTGAAGTAGTAAACCGCCTGGTAGATGTCCTTCACCTCAACAACCTTGAGGCCCCAGCGCTCTTCGGCGTACTTAACAACGTCAACTGGCTTGGTCTCGGTGTTTATCTCAAGAACACCCCCGATTTCCTTTTTCTGGGTTTCTTGGACGTACTGGATTCTCTGGCCCTCCGGGATAAGGAAGAGCTTAACTCCCGCTTCGTGAGCGGCCGCGGCTTTCTCAAGGATTCCGCCGACGGGCCCGATGCTCCCGTCGGGGTTAATCATTCCCGTCATCATCACTTTGGGGTTAATCTTCCAGCCTTCCAGTGCCGCGATAATTCCAACGGTCATCGTTCCCCCAGCTGAAGGACCGCCGATGATTGAGGTGTTGGCACGAACCTGTATGAAGACGTCGTAGTGGCTCATGTTTACCCCGAGAACCCTTCCGGCCACCTGCGCCGCCAGTCTCGCGCTCGCCTGCATGTCAACCTGGGCCAAAGGCCACGTCTCTATGTAAACGTGTCCGTGGCCGGGAGCTACCGTAATTACGAACTCCGTGACGACACCCGTCAGCTCGCCCGTTGAGGTTTTTGCAACGGCTGGTGCCCTTATCACCACGGTGTGCCCCTCGCTTGGACACTGAGCCATCGCTGGCGTCGCTAAGGGGAGCAGAAGGAGTACTGCCAGTATAAGAACTATTCCCCTCCTCATCTTTCCACCCGGGAAGAATTAGAAGAGCCAAATAAAGCGTTTGTGGTTCAACGGTTTAACGCTTCCAGAGGGCCAGAAAGAACAGCAGAAGTACAAGCACCTCGAGGGTATCGACTATGAACCCGATGTCGTACTGGATAACCCTGCTCTCGGCGGAAATCTCGACAACCTTCTTGAAGGCGAAGAGCAGGAAGGCAAGGGTTAGGTAAAGCGTTGCCCTTAGGTGGCTCTTCCTGTAGGCCAGATAGCTAACCCCCATCAGTGCCAGTGCGAGCAGTATCGTTGCCACGTCAAGTAGCATCTCCATCATTCACCCTCACCCATTCCAGCGAGGAGGTCTATAAGGCTATCTGCCAGCCTCTCCCAGAGCCCCGGCCTGTATTCCTTAATCAACCTGACCAACGTCTCAGGGTCATAGTTTGTGGAGTAGACAACGCTCTTCCCTTCCCTACGGGCCTTAACAACGCCGAGTTTTTCCAGTTCCCTCATGTGGTAGCTTATAGTTGGCTGACTGACACCGAGCTTCTCTGCTATCTCCCCCTGGTTCATCTCCCCTTCCATGAGCAGGAGGAGTATCTTTCGCCGGGTTTCGGTTGATATGGCCATGAGCAGTCTCTGGGCTTCCTCTTCAAAGCCCGCGGGAAATATGTAACGCCTCCTTCCGACCTTCCTTGAAAACACCTTGCCCTCTTTCTCAAGCTTTCCGAGGTGGTACTGAAGGTCTCCGATGCCCAGCTTAAGCTCCCTTGCAAGTTCTCTGAACGTCACACCCGGCCTGTTTCTGATGTAGTTGAGTATCTCGTTCCTCCGCTCCATCTTTCAACCCTTAAACTCTGTGGTTCATCCCTCTATGGCAAGGGATATAAGGCCTTTCCCTTTTATGCCCTGCGGTGAGGTTATGGAGTGGCTGGTTAAAAAGGCTGAGGAACTCGCGAGAAAACACGGCGTTGATTACTATGAAATCAGGCTCGTCAAGGTAACCTCCAGGAAGCTAATCATGACAAACGGCCAGCTGAGGGAGCTTTCCAGCAACTCGGAGCTCGGCATAGGGGCCAGGGCCTTCAACGGGGCGTGGGGGTTTTCCAGCGCAAACGACAGGGAGCGGTTCGAGAAGGCGATAGAAACGGCTATGAAGATAGCCAAGCTGTCCCGCGGGAACGCGAGGATTTACCTTGGCGACCCCGTTAGGGACGAGGTTGAACTCGGGGTCAAAAAGCCCTTCACGGAAATAGACATCGAGGAAAAGCTCTCCCTCGTCAAGGAAATAGATAAACTGCTCAAAGGTGAGAAAATCGTCAGCAGAAGCGTTAACTACGGTGATTCAATCGTCGAAACCCTCTACTTCAACTCCCTCGGAAGCGAGGTCAGAACCGTCGTCCCAAGGATAAGGCTCGGTTTCTCCGTTACGGCGAAGGAAAACGGTGAGATGCAGAGCTTCTGGAAGAGCTTTGGAGGAACCCTCGGCTGGGAACTCGTGGAGGGGATTGACCTTCACCACTGGACGTCCCACGTTAAGGCGAAGGCCCGAGAGCTACTTTCAGCGGGCTCACCGCCCTCCGGCGAGATGGAGGTAATAGCCGACCCCGAGCTCACAGGGGTTTTAATCCACGAGGCACTCGGTCATGCGGTTGAGGCTGATTCCGTAAAAAACGGAGACAGTATTCTGGCGGGAAAGCTGGGCGAAGAAATAGCAGTTGAAGGACTAACGGTGGTTGACGACCCCACTTTGCCCGGCAAGTTCGGGAGCTATCCCTACGACGACGAGGGAATTAAGGCCAAGCGCGTGGAGATAATTAGAGACGGCGTTCTCGTCAGCTACCTCAATGACAGGGAAACGGCTGAGTATTTTGACATTGAGCCCAATGGACACGCCCGGGCCGAGAGCTACAACCATCAGCCCCTAGTAAGGATGAGCAACACCTACGTCGAGCCCGGCGACTGGTCCTTTGAGGAAATCCTCGGGGAGGTAAGGCACGGTCTCTACATGCTCGGCGACAAGGGCGGAGAGGTTGACACGGCAAACGGGACCTTTACCTTCGGGGCCAAGATTGGTTACATCGTTGAAAACGGGGAAATCAGGGAAACCGTCCGCGACGTTGCACTCTCCGGCAAAATCCTCGACGTTCTGAGGAACATAAGGGCGATTGGAAACGACACGCGCGTTGAGTTCCCCGGCTACTGCGGAAAGGGTCAGTGGGTTCCGGTCGACGACGGTGGTCCGCATATCCTCACAAGGGCCCTCGTGGGGGGATTGAGGTGATTGAGGCAGTTGAGAGACTCGTCAGACTACTTGAAGGGGAGAATGTTGAGTGGGAGGTCTTTTACCAGTTCGGTCGCTCGGGTTCGTTCGCCATAGAGAGGGAAACCCTTGAGCGCTCCCAGAGGAAGTTCTACTCTGGAATAGGACTTAGAATCGGCCTGAAGGGAAGGCTCGGCTTCTCTTACATTACCGGCCTGCATCCAAGCGGTAATGAACTTGAGAACCTCGTGAAGAGAACGCTAAAACTGGCGAGGATAAGCGAGGTTCCCTTCAGGGGCTTTCCAGAAAAGGAAAAAACACCGCTCGTAAAGGGTCTCTACGATAGGAGAATCGACGAGATTCCCTTTGAAGAGGCCCACTCCATGGCCCTGGAATACGCAGAGCTTATGAGCGAGAAAAAGAAAAACGAGACTATCTCCGGCTCTCTTTCCCTCGCGGTTGGAACGAGCGGGATTGTGAACTCCAACGGAATCGAACTCGAGGAGCGCTCCACTTACATGGGGGTTTCAGCATACGCCGTAATCAGCGACCCGCCGGGAACAGGTTCATACAGGCAGTCCTTTACATCACTCCAGAACTTCGGAGAACTTGAGAGGGCCGTTGAGAGCGCCATCGGAGATGCCAGGCTGAGCGCTGAAGCAAAAAAGCTTGAACCCTTCACCGGGGAGCTCGTCCTAGAACCCGAGGCGGTCTCGTCCCTTTTAGATGTCTTTCTGGGCAACCTCTACGGCGATGAGGTCTACCACGGAAGGAGCAGGTTCTCAAGGCCGGGCGAGGAAATAGGCTCGTTCACCCTCGTTGATGACTCAACGCTCGAAGGTTTTCCGGGAAGCTACTCCTTCGACGGCGAAGGCACTCCGGGCCAGAGGGCCGTTCTCGTTGAGGAGGGGGTAATTAAAAGCTTCCTCCTCGATTACACCTACGCCTCATTTCTCGAAATGAAGAGCACGGGAAACGCGTTGAGGAGCTTCAGGAGCGTTCCCTACATCGGAACGAGCAACGTAATCCTCGAACCCGGCGAGGAGAGCCTTGAGGACTACGAGGGAATCGTTGTCAAAAGGGTCTTCGGCGAACACACGGCAAACCCCGTGAGCGGTGACTTCTCGCTCACAGTTGAGCTCGGCTACGTCGTGAGAAACGGCGAGCTCAGGCCGTTTAAGGACAACATGCTCGTTGGCAACGTCTTCGAGCTTTTAAAAACCCTGAAACCCGGGAGGAAAGCGAGGAGGATTTCAAGCTTCCTCTCTCCAAGGGTTCTCGTCGAGGGCAGGCTAGTTTGATAACGTTTTTATATTTTTAGTTCCATTCCTGTTTTTGGTGATGAGCCATGGGCAGTGATGGGCTCAGTAACATTATGTCCCTGTTATTACCCGGCGAAACTATTCTTGTTGAGTACACCCAGGACTCCCCCTCCGAGCTACTCTTCTGGTTGCTCGTGAAATGGGCGGAGAAAAACGGTAAACCCGTCCTGATTGACGATGTTCTCGACACGTTCCCTGAGGTTTTGGCGAGACTTAGGGTTCTTGATTTTGATATCTCAGGCTTTGACGACCTTCCGGTTGTTAAAATCGGAGGTTCGAGAAACGTTGGCCGGGTTATAGGAACCATAGACGTAGACAGGCATTCAATTGACTTTAGATACTACGAGAGAATATACTCCAAGGTCATAGAAGGAGTCGCCATAAACCCGGTTCTCGGCTTCCACAAGCTGTTTATGGTTCTCACGGACAGGGAGCTGTTCAGGCTTATTAGGAACGTTGCCGGCTTTGTTGGTAAGAGGGACAGAATAGCCATATATCTCGTTAACTCAGACGTCCTGTCTTCCAAAGCCGGGGGATTCGACGCCCTCCTGAGAGAAATCGCAACAACAGTGCTGGCGTTCTACCCAACGGAAAGGGGCTACGTTCTGGGTGTTGTAAAAACGCCGAGAAAGGAACTCCTTGGAAAGGAAGCGGTAATCCTCTAGAGTTCCTCAAGGAGCTTCTTCCGCTTTTCCTCGTATTCTTCCTGGCTTATTATCCCGAGGTCGTAGAGCTCCTTCAGCTTTTTGAGCTTCTCAACTGGGTCTTCCCTTTGAGGTGCTTCGGGTTGATGGGCAGGAACGGTGCGCGTTATGAACTCCTTGGGTTTCCTCAGCGTCCAGGTCTCGCTGGTCAGACCCTTTTTCACGCCGATGCTCACCGGCTCGACGGCTATAGCATTTAGGGCGTCCTTAATAGCGTTTATCGCCCTTCTCGCCT encodes the following:
- a CDS encoding S16 family serine protease, producing MRRGIVLILAVLLLLPLATPAMAQCPSEGHTVVIRAPAVAKTSTGELTGVVTEFVITVAPGHGHVYIETWPLAQVDMQASARLAAQVAGRVLGVNMSHYDVFIQVRANTSIIGGPSAGGTMTVGIIAALEGWKINPKVMMTGMINPDGSIGPVGGILEKAAAAHEAGVKLFLIPEGQRIQYVQETQKKEIGGVLEINTETKPVDVVKYAEERWGLKVVEVKDIYQAVYYFTGHRLPRPEPPKNVQIDTSFLKNDAVSDYKNTTDYYQRVLKELKGSNVGYDTYVTLLTALNNAGQLLNQSKDYIDKGMYYTALSKDFQARIIIRHVDWYLRINTPQDVEKLLKNTSETIKEAESYVENQSIRGITMLQAIAAAEQRVEDAKSALDSAWKYYYSGDYWDSVGEAAYAYERAKTAIFWAELGKRFARGEPIKKDLIKVTARDYIDESDLIVAYIESMYGDVLGNSLTSTIEKAQQYYDDGKYSAALFTAMQARVQGEVFLDTLAITNWTVLMDKLNMVKEDAKTAIGIAEEKNITPILAIAYYEFAQSFEELAKKNQSIDNLETAMTFYMYAKETANLFLSTPLSPVPKVSTTNTVPEISVPSATKTSTPTPVKTSSEPDYGLVGLFVVIAFVVGLAVGRKV
- a CDS encoding metalloregulator ArsR/SmtB family transcription factor, with the protein product MERRNEILNYIRNRPGVTFRELARELKLGIGDLQYHLGKLEKEGKVFSRKVGRRRYIFPAGFEEEAQRLLMAISTETRRKILLLLMEGEMNQGEIAEKLGVSQPTISYHMRELEKLGVVKARREGKSVVYSTNYDPETLVRLIKEYRPGLWERLADSLIDLLAGMGEGE
- a CDS encoding TldD/PmbA family protein — protein: MEWLVKKAEELARKHGVDYYEIRLVKVTSRKLIMTNGQLRELSSNSELGIGARAFNGAWGFSSANDRERFEKAIETAMKIAKLSRGNARIYLGDPVRDEVELGVKKPFTEIDIEEKLSLVKEIDKLLKGEKIVSRSVNYGDSIVETLYFNSLGSEVRTVVPRIRLGFSVTAKENGEMQSFWKSFGGTLGWELVEGIDLHHWTSHVKAKARELLSAGSPPSGEMEVIADPELTGVLIHEALGHAVEADSVKNGDSILAGKLGEEIAVEGLTVVDDPTLPGKFGSYPYDDEGIKAKRVEIIRDGVLVSYLNDRETAEYFDIEPNGHARAESYNHQPLVRMSNTYVEPGDWSFEEILGEVRHGLYMLGDKGGEVDTANGTFTFGAKIGYIVENGEIRETVRDVALSGKILDVLRNIRAIGNDTRVEFPGYCGKGQWVPVDDGGPHILTRALVGGLR
- a CDS encoding TldD/PmbA family protein, which encodes MIEAVERLVRLLEGENVEWEVFYQFGRSGSFAIERETLERSQRKFYSGIGLRIGLKGRLGFSYITGLHPSGNELENLVKRTLKLARISEVPFRGFPEKEKTPLVKGLYDRRIDEIPFEEAHSMALEYAELMSEKKKNETISGSLSLAVGTSGIVNSNGIELEERSTYMGVSAYAVISDPPGTGSYRQSFTSLQNFGELERAVESAIGDARLSAEAKKLEPFTGELVLEPEAVSSLLDVFLGNLYGDEVYHGRSRFSRPGEEIGSFTLVDDSTLEGFPGSYSFDGEGTPGQRAVLVEEGVIKSFLLDYTYASFLEMKSTGNALRSFRSVPYIGTSNVILEPGEESLEDYEGIVVKRVFGEHTANPVSGDFSLTVELGYVVRNGELRPFKDNMLVGNVFELLKTLKPGRKARRISSFLSPRVLVEGRLV
- a CDS encoding DUF257 family protein encodes the protein MGSDGLSNIMSLLLPGETILVEYTQDSPSELLFWLLVKWAEKNGKPVLIDDVLDTFPEVLARLRVLDFDISGFDDLPVVKIGGSRNVGRVIGTIDVDRHSIDFRYYERIYSKVIEGVAINPVLGFHKLFMVLTDRELFRLIRNVAGFVGKRDRIAIYLVNSDVLSSKAGGFDALLREIATTVLAFYPTERGYVLGVVKTPRKELLGKEAVIL